In Bubalus kerabau isolate K-KA32 ecotype Philippines breed swamp buffalo chromosome 4, PCC_UOA_SB_1v2, whole genome shotgun sequence, one DNA window encodes the following:
- the LOC129650824 gene encoding uncharacterized protein LOC129650824, giving the protein MCSPGGKDRNLLPGGVPGRDADRHWRKNCVGEARGRELELEPIRDRILPEEGRPARQASPPGPQGPLWEEASLLTAFPAAARGRRASGRTDTLSPVLFCPVWREHPGRPGGALFPWKHNTRTSSPALPAGLRRAPPAARRPLSPQLHPSGCLCARRRMWTAATLPPRFSALRTPLISLPLSRLSLSHPQFMHPRVHHPEKQFVKSRATRSILLGNCTCCLSAAAAGAREEPGPECAYSFPVLGASLSCHLTQPGPGDCSKVKGALSVTDHFRRGRGAGNGLGHHLG; this is encoded by the exons ATGTGCTCTCCCGGGGGCAAGGACAGGAACCTTCTGCCCGGCGGAGTCCCCGGGAGAGACGCGGACCGTCACTGGAGGAAGAA CTGTGTCGGCGAGGCACGGGGAAGAGAGCTTGAATTAGAGCCCATTAGAGACCGTATTCTCCCGGAGGAGGGCAGGCCTGCCCGTCAAGCGAGCCCCCCAGGCCCGCAGGGACCCCTTTGGGAGGAAGCGTCTCTCCTGACAGCTTTCCCGGCCGCTGCTCGGGGCCGGCGAGCTTCGGGAAGGACGGACACACTTTCCCCTGTGCTCTTCTGCCCTGTGTGGCGAGAGCACCCGGGTCGTCCCGGGGGTGCCCTCTTCCCG TGGAAACACAACACCCGAACCTCCTCGCCAGCGCTGCCAGCGGGTCTCCGGCGTGCTCCGCCCGCGGCCCGGCGCCCGCTCAGCCCACAGCTGCACCCTAGCGGCTGCCTGTGCGCCCGCCGGAGGATGTGGACCGCAGCCACCCTCCCGCCTCGCTTCTCTGCTCTCCGGACACCcctcatctccctccctctttcccgtCTCTCTCTTTCGCACCCTCAGTTCATGCACCCAAGAGTGCACCACCCTGAAAAACAATTTGTCAAGAGCAGAGCCACCCGCTCCATCCTGCTGGGAAACTGCACCTGCTGCCTCAGTGCGGCCGCGGCAGGGGCTCGAGAGGAGCCGGGGCCTGAATGCGCCTACTCTTTCCCTGTCCTGGGAGCTTCCTTGAGTTGTCACCTGACCCAGCCTGGCCCAGGGGACTGCTCCAAGGTTAAGGGAGCTCTCTCTGTGACTGACCATTTCAGGAGAGGCAGAGGGGCCGGGAATGGTCTTGGACATCACTTAGGGTAG